One Cottoperca gobio chromosome 23, fCotGob3.1, whole genome shotgun sequence genomic region harbors:
- the ube2h gene encoding ubiquitin-conjugating enzyme E2 H — protein sequence MSSPSPGKRRMDTDVVKLIESKHEVTILSGLNEFVVKFFGPQGTPYEGGVWKVRVDLPDKYPFKSPSIGFMNKIFHPNIDEASGTVCLDVINQTWTALYDLTNIFESFLPQLLAYPNPIDPLNGDAAAMYLHRPEEYKQKIKEYIQKYATEEALKEQEEGAGDSSSESSMSDFSEDEAQDMEL from the exons CATTGAGAGCAAGCATGAAGTCACCATCCTCAGTGGACTCAATGAATTTGTAGTGAAGTTTTTCGGACCACAAGGAA CTCCGTACGAGGGAGGCGTGTGGAAGGTGCGAGTAGATCTTCCTGACAAATATCCTTTCAAATCGCCATCAATAG GATTCATGAACAAGATTTTTCATCCCAACATTGACGAAGC GTCAGGGACAGTGTGCTTAGATGTCATCAACCAGACATGGACAGCCCTTTATG ATTTGACCAACATCTTTGAGTCGTTCCTGCCCCAGCTGCTGGCTTACCCAAACCCCATCGACCCCCTGAATGGAGACGCAGCCGCCATGTACCTGCACCGGCCAGAGGAGTACAAGCAGAAAATCAAAG AGTACATCCAGAAATATGCAACAGAGGAGGCTCtgaaggagcaggaagagggtGCAGGCGACTCTTCATCTGAAAGCTCCATGTCTGATTTCTCAGAAGACGAGGCCCAGGACATGGAGTTGTAG